From the Hylaeus volcanicus isolate JK05 chromosome 4, UHH_iyHylVolc1.0_haploid, whole genome shotgun sequence genome, one window contains:
- the LOC128875825 gene encoding protein PTCD3 homolog, mitochondrial: MNHFTRITYSRKLAKHCRLNRLESTMSSEPSIKIPPRIHRGPTDILRALDSTVPKDPLSASYKYHDDPFLYPTKKLDQRAYALSYESGKKTAMWIHKQHGNLFPTDLSQPQIKAFIAPTVYTDKSQVSEEILLQAISQCNVADALDIYNLLECDVSNKTKQALLELLCFYNANTDSANNLPHERWFVKRNETTYWSHHPEIEKLYNFLITQDPLTAAKAHNTLICGYSKWKNENKAWLLFQKCLKEDIPLNVTTYNSGIPLITKLYIKDDQEAIHLLNEIFQSMDAKGVYPNVGTLNAALKVASSLLSTDLSLDFGEHLLNEFKRMKIKFSLSTYYYIISINRRTGDHSYSTFMNTLNTMLKENFTLQDPLDCKFFSKAIETASCYYTNKKAGEMVHRLFLTGNNHKFLTSTTQEQTYFNTYLTLMLMTNTMEEFYKCFQKTVPHMYIPNIRLMIDIMEHLKTQPAKVLTEYIPKFWSYIDTFEIAESILSITMIELVKTVNVPSDSPLNAIFADVAWACWIYIQKEMKKSSGASYETSITGWIAILLLRDSRVKEMREVLTNFVKDTSTFLPTMQKSEINQLLEGCISQKCFQEALLVLEYCINLELEYVVEIVNKLCDNPELSDADRDKLVQLVGSDTLNLSNKK, from the exons ATGAACCACTTTACGCGAATTACGTACAG CAGGAAATTAGCAAAACATTGTCGGTTAAATAGATTGGAATCTACGATGTCATCAGAACCTAGTATCAAAATACCACCTAGGATACATCGGGGACCTacagatattttacgt GCTCTTGATAGTACGGTACCAAAAGATCCATTGAGCGCATCCTATAAATATCACGACGATCCCTTTTTATATCCAACAAAGAAACTGGATCAACGTGCATATGCATTATCATATGAATCTGGTAAAAAAACGGCAATGTGGATCCATAAACAGCATGGAAACTTATTTCCAACGGATCTCTCACAACCACAGATCAAA GCATTTATAGCTCCAACAGTATATACAGATAAAAGTCAAGTATCAGAAGAAATACTTTTGCAAGCTATATCGCAATGTAATGTGGCTGATGCTCTTGATATTTATAACTTATTGGAATGTGATGTTTCCAACAAAACGAAACAAGCATTATTAGAATTGTTATGTTTTTACAATGCCAATACAGATTCTGCAAATAATTTGCCACACGAACGGTGGTTTGTTAAACGTAATGAAACCACATATTGGTC ACACCATCCAGAAATTGAGAAGTTATACAACTTTTTGATAACCCAAGATCCACTAACAGCAGCTAAAGCTCATAATACTCTTATATGTGGCTActcgaaatggaaaaat gAGAACAAAGCTTGGTTGCTATTTCAGAAATGCCTGAAAGAAGATATTCCATTAAATGTCACTACCTATAATTCTGGAATACCGCTAATAACAAAGCTTTACATAAAAGATGATCAAGAAGCAATACAcctattaaatgaaatttttcagtcGATGGATGCAAAAGGAGTTTATCCAAATGTTGGTACATTGAATGCTGCCCTTAAAGTAGCATCTTCATTGTTGTCAACTGATTTAAGCCTAGATTTTGGAGAACATTTACTTAACGAAttcaaaagaatgaaaataaaattttcgttaagcacatattattatattattagtatCAATAGACGTACAG GTGATCATTCATACAGCACTTTTATGAATACCCTAAATAcaatgttaaaagaaaattttactcTTCAAGACCCCTtagattgtaaattttttagtaAGGCTATAGAGACAGCTTCTTGTTATTACACCAATAAAAAAGCCGGTGAAATGGTACACAGACTTTTCCTTACTGGCAATAATCACAAATTTTTGACGTCTACAACACAA GAGCAAACTTATTTCAATACATACCTAACATTAATGTTAATGACAAATACAATGGAAGAATTCtacaaatgttttcaaaaaactGTTCCGCATATGTACATCCCAAATATCCGTCTTATGATTGATATTAtggaacatttaaaaacacaACCTGCGAAAGTTTTAACAGAGTATATACCAAAATTCTGGTCATATATCGACACATTCGAGATAGCGGAATCTATTTTGAGCATTACTATGATAGAACTCGTAAAAACTGTTAATGTACCGTCTGACTCACCTTTGAATGCAATATTTGCGGATGTAGCTTGGGCTTGTTGGATATATATACAG aaagaaatgaagaagtcCTCTGGTGCATCGTATGAAACTTCCATCACGGGGTGGATAGCAATTCTATTATTACGCGATAGTCGTGTGAAAGAAATGAGGGAAGTTCTGACGAATTTCGTTAAAGATACCTCGACATTTTTACCAACAATGCAGAAATCGGAAATAAACCAATTACTCGAAGGTTGTATTTCGCAGAAGTGTTTCCAAGAAGCTCTT CTTGTTCTCGAGTATTGTATAAACTTAGAATTAGAATACGTTGttgaaatagtaaataaattgtgtgaTAATCCAGAGCTTAGTGATGCAGATCGCGATAAATTGGTACAGTTAGTAGGGAGTGATACGTtgaatttgtcgaataaaaagtaa